The following proteins come from a genomic window of Lolium rigidum isolate FL_2022 chromosome 5, APGP_CSIRO_Lrig_0.1, whole genome shotgun sequence:
- the LOC124653861 gene encoding RHOMBOID-like protein 2, with amino-acid sequence MDANGAEKGRAPPAPAGAGAYGGYEGAGDRKWWPWLVPTVIVACIAVFVVEMWVNDCPKHGSALGPGQPCVAGFLRRFSFQPLRENPLLGPSSATLAKMGALDWNKVVHQNQGWRLISCIWLHAGLIHLLVNMLSLLFIGIRLEQQFGFVRIGAIYLVSGFGGSVLSALFLRNNNISVGASGALFGLLGSMLSELLMNWTIYSNKVAAIVTLLFIIVINVAIGILPHADNFAHIGGFIAGFLLGFVLLARPQFGWMERSELPHTNQPPKYKAYQYVLWVVALVLLLVGFILSLVMLFKGKNGNDDCHWCHYLNCVPTSKWKCDT; translated from the exons ATGGACGCGAACGGCGCGGAGAAGGGccgggcgccgccggcgccggcgggggcgggggcgtacGGGGGGTACGAGGGCGCCGGGGACCGCAAGTGGTGGCCCTGGCTCGTGCCCACCGTCATCGTCGCCTGCATCGCCGTCTTCGTCGTCGAGATGTGGGTCAACGACTGCCCCAAGCACGGCTCCGCGCTCGGCCCCGGACAGCCCTGCGTCGCGGGATTCCTCAGGCGATTCTCCTTCCAGCCGCTCCGCGAGAACCCGCTGCTCGGGCCCTCCTCAGCCAC GTTGGCGAAAATGGGAGCTCTTGACTGGAACAAAGTCGTCCATCAGAACCAGGGCTGGCGCCTCATTAGCTGCATCTGGCTCCACGCCGGCCTAATCCATTTGCTTGTCAACATGCTAAGCTTGCTCTTCATCGGGATTCGTCTTGAGCAGCAATTTGGGTTTG TTCGCATTGGTGCCATCTACCTAGTGTCTGGTTTCGGTGGCAGCGTGCTCTCTGCGCTATTCCTGCGTAATAACAATATCTCTGTTGGTgcatctggagctttatttgggcTGCTTGGGTCTATGCTTTCTGAGCTACTCATGAACTGGACAATTTATTCCAACAAG GTAGCAGCCATAGTAACTCTTCTGTTTATAATCGTGATCAACGTGGCAATTGGGATACTACCACATGCCGATAACTTTGCCCATATTGGTGGATTCATCGCCGGCTTCCTTCTGGGTTTTGTTCTGCTGGCAAGGCCCCAATTTGGTTGGATGGAACGCAGTGAGTTGCCACATACTAATCAGCCTCCCAAGTACAAAGCATACCAATATGTTCTGTGGGTTGTGGCGCTCGTCTTGCTGCTTGTGGG GTTCATACTTTCGCTGGTGATGCTCTTCAAGGGCAAGAATGGGAACGATGATTGCCACTGGTGCCACTATCTGAACTGTGTGCCGACGTCCAAGTGGAAGTGCGATACCTAG
- the LOC124652038 gene encoding acyl transferase 1-like translates to MVTFTARRSEPELVRPARPTPQETKALSDLDDQWSLRFYESIVGFFRSPPGESVRPGKVAKGIKAAVAGALVYYYPMAGRLRKIPGGNKLEVDCTGEGVMFVEAAADVRLEDLGQPLVPPYPCVEEFLTDAGDTRDVVGKPLLFLQVTQLKCGGFVIGLHMCHCIADGFGILQFIKSIADFACGELIPTTLPVWKRDIFTARMPPSISHVYPAYKSFLPGLHCTEDDVMLSTPPENMEVQYLFFGPKEMEILRSHVPDHLSKSTTTFELLTAVMWRCRTIALGYEASQKVRVMFTLNTRGRSINCENAVPRGYYGNAHFSPMVELTADELATKPLAHILELMRKVKLDTTKDCMKSMVDLMALWRERSPFGMDRTYEVSDTKWVGGNALQFGKAELVAAGTPHAGDFISKLISYHTKCKNIDGEDSTVVSILLPKLVMEKFTKEMAIWMKK, encoded by the exons CGACCTCGACGACCAGTGGTCGCTGCGGTTCTACGAGTCCATCGTCGGGTTCTTCCGCAGCCCTCCGGGAGAGAGCGTCAGGCCGGGCAAGGTGGCCAAGGGCATCAAGGCGGCCGTGGCGGGGGCGTTGGTGTACTACTACCCGATGGCCGGCCGTCTGCGGAAGATTCCCGGCGGGAACAAGCTGGAGGTGGACTGCACCGGGGAAGGAGTGATGTTCGTGGAGGCGGCCGCCGACGTGCGGTTGgaggacctcggccagccgctgGTCCCGCCGTACCCTTGCGTCGAGGAGTTCCTGACGGATGCCGGTGACACCAGAGATGTCGTTGGCAAACCTCTGCTTTTCCTGCAG GTGACACAACTTAAATGTGGAGGATTCGTTATTGGACTACACATGTGTCATTGCATTGCTGATGGTTTTGGTATCCTACAGTTTATAAAATCCATAGCCGATTTTGCATGCGGTGAACTTATCCCGACCACTTTGCCCGTGTGGAAAAGAGACATCTTCACTGCACGTATGCCACCCTCCATCTCACATGTCTACCCAGCATATAAATCATTTCTTCCTGGGTTACATTGCACGGAAGATGACGTGATGCTATCAACTCCACCGGAAAACATGGAAGTGCAATATCTGTTCTTTGGGCCAAAAGAGATGGAGATTTTGAGAAGTCATGTCCCAGACCATCTCTCCAAATCTACAACAACATTCGAGTTGCTTACGGCCGTAATGTGGCGATGCCGCACAATCGCATTGGGCTATGAAGCTAGTCAAAAAGTGCGAGTCATGTTTACTTTGAATACACGTGGGAGAAGCATTAATTGTGAAAATGCCGTCCCACGTGGTTATTATGGAAATGCACATTTCTCTCCCATGGTCGAGCTGACAGCCGATGAGTTGGCTACCAAGCCACTAGCACATATACTTGAGCTAATGCGCAAAGTCAAGCTGGACACCACGAAAGATTGCATGAAGTCAATGGTAGATTTGATGGCACTATGGCGAGAGCGCTCACCTTTTGGCATGGACAGAACGTACGAGGTCAGTGATACAAAGTGGGTTGGAGGCAATGCATTACAATTTGGAAAAGCTGAGCTTGTTGCTGCTGGCACACCGCATGCCGGAGATTTCATTTCGAAGTTGATAAGTTATCATACAAAGTGTAAGAATATAGATGGTGAGGACTCGACCGTGGTGTCGATATTACTGCCAAAATTGGTAATGGAGAAGTTCACAAAAGAGATGGCCATTTGGATGAAGAAATGA